The following proteins are co-located in the Microplitis demolitor isolate Queensland-Clemson2020A chromosome 5, iyMicDemo2.1a, whole genome shotgun sequence genome:
- the LOC103575845 gene encoding uncharacterized protein LOC103575845 isoform X3 produces MSNSLDSFLTRIGDVTIERVTPRGNSRSSDRGDCFNDSSKPSVSNLNSRSLSDRDSEETGGESDGEQEKKNEPMAPDDLDEIHSEGSGDDMDLDETIDTEIGVRMDSERQNSESSCQDDDVEAVNILDTLPLEGAPIEGQEVTEADLLGKSLMKDDDIESMDNDNIQSETQSGDEEDDEGSKRRGEDTSDSDPVKKKQKKDDSSDDPECELKSEKKLANMRRNIREVMDETQLDEATLAAQRQEMERLRRVQEQQKIIREVKLPSTVLLKVNSNSGSGAQMSSGGSAGQSSRRPMESSRWPKGGRGGYQGMQTSISRLSNRSSPGQTVLQQRIRMMTPSVSISPVVPKKEPCDRSYYYSDSDVSEAEIDDTGYDKELHSLHKISSTPKPQKPAKGKDVVTISSSSESSDDDCIVLSDPSGGEETDNEDDPSNSGMHTNDRYNVPDEHGRVLVNVGHPDTEPDVFLAPQVARVIKPHQIGGIRFLFDNIVESIERYNGSSGFGCILAHSMGLGKTLQVASFCDIFFRCTPAKTVLCIMPINTLQNWLAEFNMWLPYEDPNAVKSDVLSNNQKSESSGVDVKHEVKEENSNQTDISSTVSSRPISTESAHRSVSDSSSQMPMMMTGNSFGNSTYDSHNISTNYYHNDPVNKTGANLNTPNHPSYGNTPPNPIYSMNLGQIDNSTPMKKETDCHNSSNTTPGSNTSYVIDNNSQSSSNIHGQVENLMQGPLFPGVDSSHNPSMSSMINNEAPQVPGYSDYQNMQNNQFYGNNSQSPVPMKEEIKTEFMHEHEVKIKEEPKEATTKEESMSSNKEEANDDKKSTPKVSTPFSVDASVGMEIRPRHFKLHILNDSHKNMAARARVIQDWQKNGGVLLIGYELYRQLSLKKPNKGKRKRGQPLKDTIDIEEEDKNKGLLDDMHAALVNPGPDLVICDEGHRIKNSHASISMALKQMRTKRRIVLTGYPLQNNLLEYWCMVDFVRPNYLGSKSEFCNMFERPIQNGQCIDSTPQDIRLMRYRAHVLHALLEGFVQRRSHSVLQVSLPRKEEYIFLVRMTPFQRKLYDTFMNQVLKTRAVPNPLKAFAVCCKIWNHPDILFHFLRKRQANEEDDLDLEETMAEKANSGGKRTKARQTKGESKRGKKVNATIKNKPAASVPPNSSLSSTSNETATLDNSQSDTKDNYHNFSQQNINSNFTNPGQQNSYSQNYQNFRPNSQNNYYRNDQSSGEYNNYYNNQGQQGFPNQAPSFQSYQSNNLNYNQTPNFSQNQPQVFNPRNEQTNTNNNNNNNSNNNNSNSNSSNNNNNSNSGNNNSNNNNNNNNNSNNNVNNNNNTQKYPLHQSNSDFNNDQSNTNNYGVFPRHPYGFQEQNRNYPQNLNQSFPQNTGQPPNYKNSVSNQSANMTIPDYSYGQPNQSQNYLPGAAANNTPQIYTQNQSENQSIQNQPVGYSSNQQNPTTSQPLPSQTGYIGNQGGHVNQQNPNPLIPNTGHGYPPPGRMNPSTHSTQNPPQGNTLNQMTSNLPNHTQPLYPSNSINSSNQPTSSAMPPNQPHGYITSQQQNQTHGYQASPQQNQYTTQQGPASYPPNQQPPGPIPPAQTHSFPTSADQRSPSKQGYPPNHIVPAGTQGNSYPPLPQQCQMPPSVNQSHIYSTNQQAQLSSTQNQSHRYSSSSQNPGSLPPNQPMGYTNPGKHSTGPPSIGQEDQQNLTDNYHVNQTQQQNPEITNYPTDSNNQNQYKKQGDNYPWQGSYSQSIRQDQCNNQYFRDSNPNRYDNNYFPSQQNYDQNSSYDYSAGNSGNVNIPTNKDGITQSGLMGRNQKINSGYEKNPKDAGTINAGIQNQPQSQNINSNTNYTGSNDGSNISKQNMNPFQGVNNNCHNSFESIKEEDKDKDEISQLDKDKEDKSDDEILAKDEEKDPKNSPVGKEDVGIPYEWATELMKGYVPGLIDASAKMTLFFCILEEAILIGDRVLAFSQSLFTLNLIEDFLARNNFKYADGQTDAWVRNVNYYRLDGSTSALEREKLINEFNQNPKIHLFLVSTRAGSLGINLVGANRAIVFDASWNPCHDTQAVCRVYRYGQKKPCYVYRLVTDNCLERKIYDRQISKQGMADRVVDQCNPDAHLSLKEATTLSWDWEEDSQVQDFSSAKNDYTDEIMHCVLERHSSLLTKQPFHHESLLVDRKDKKLSQAEKRLARRGYELEKMAANCSKPSYNYVPGNTATRAGGLQIRAIRGGDTGVAPKPVASVRPMQQRGAENLGTRGIVGSRWIPAEVWQRQGMSAQEMTLPLDVVIPTNSPDKSSIVLKSGQRVMVLKSPKGIYMQLESGKIIAIRTALKINQQKRDEEPKKAAQRNMKPEVSFPLRNNSAISIIPKVGGNSTPAPRIPPRPNSGVGYRSQSDRELTKRSRAIPTPAMKVNLNNQVSLQRIAKGKLDSLDHSSVGENSNSSDSQPRTDQRVEEVRLEDIVAEANSNSAFSPSNQSRATNSDTESGVQKRFDGKTHDYGMSPMSAGKTSECVLSQHGDIESEIISKDDKTYRAASETKESESSLPSSNYHHQYSGQVNKNDNDEIIIEGPSEIPSQSPSLSNQSMQQQQQKLQEQSLQQQKPLQQQPLQSQQSVQQQQPVQQQPLQQHQLMQQPLQQQQPVQQQLPIQQQPLQQPLQSQPLQPQPLQSQQQQHQHQLQYPQHHPQQQQQQQQQQQSQQHPQEIHPARSLLRPQSHNQKPSEISKNLMDSSEPVPAFSGTNVASVKDRGPDLQEIPAGESHALPQAYPYTQYPRYYDYPDPRSRSMTAPYGSYFPNVSPTHSTNPRSSEVTKLQPEVVKPSEERMPIPTPAVYSQSPSTVIPPLPPPIESSEAKNPDAISTIAIPTTTPSRTDPHISTAFSHPSSNRYTGAYPSAPYNPYSQHYPAAPNSSGSYPPSGAPGYAAYGGPAYNADYAHMYSAFHGPPPAADPYIHRGYAPSSSTHPPNYYSPFSHPPPPPYPNYSFLPPYPNPNMPNMPSESQPPAQ; encoded by the exons ATGTCAAACAGTTTGGATAGTTTTTTAACTCGCATAGGAGATGTTACTATTGAACGAGTTACACCTCGAGGAAACTCTCGATCCTCTGATCGAGGAGATTGTTTTAATGATAGTAGTAAACCAAGtgttagtaatttaaatagcaGATCTCTGAGCGACAGGGACTCTGAGGAAACAGGTGGAGAAAGTGATGGAGagcaagagaaaaaaaatgaaccgaTGGCGCCTGATgatcttgatgaaattcattcAGAAGGATCTGGAGATGATATGGATTTAGATGAAACTATTGATACTGAAATTGGTGTAAGAATGGACTCTGAAAGACAAAACTCAGAGTCATCGTGTCAGGATGATGATGTAGAGGCTGTCAATATATTGGACACTCTTCCGTTGGAAG gtgCTCCAATAGAAGGTCAGGAAGTAACAGAAGCAGATTTGCTTGGTAAGTCTCTTATGAAAGATGACGATATTGAAAGTATGGACAATGATAATATTCAATCAGAAACACAATCTGGCGATGAGGAGGATGATGAGGGCAGTAAGAGGAGAGGGGAAGACACGAGTGATTCTGATCcggtcaaaaaaaaacaaaaaaaagacgaTAGCTCTGATGATCCTGAGTGTGAGTTAaagtctgaaaaaaaattagctaaTATGAGGCGAAACATCCGGGAAGTAATGGATGAGACACAATTGGATGAGGCAACACTTGCAGCCCAACGCCAGGAAATGGAGCGACTGCGTCGAGTTCAGgagcaacaaaaaattatacgcgaG GTTAAATTGCCGAGCACCGTTCTGTTGAAAGTTAATTCAAACAGTGGATCTGGAGCGCAAATGTCTTCTGGAGGATCAGCTGGTCAGAGTTCAAGAAGGCCAATGGAAAGTTCACGATGGCCAAAAGGAGGCAGAGGTGGTTATCAAGGTATGCAAACATCAATATCACGTCTTTCTAATCGATCATCACCTGGACAAACTGTATTGCAACAGAGAATCAGGATGATGACTCCATCAGTGAGTATTTCACCTGTGGTTCCTAAAAAAGAACCCTGTGATAggtcttattattattcagaTTCTGATGTTTCGGAAGCTGAAATTGATGATACAGGTTATGATAAAGAATTACATTCATTACACAAGATATCAAGTACACCCAAGCCACAAAAACCAGCAAAAGGTAAAGATGTTGTTACTATCTCTAGTTCAAGCGAGAGCTCTGATGATGACTGTATAGTTCTGAGTGATCCTAGTGGTGGCGAAGAGACTGATAATGAAGATGATCCTTCTAATTCTGGGATGCATACAAATGATCGTTACAATGTTCCTGATGAGCATGGTCGTGTATTGGTCAATGTTGGTCATCCAGATACTGAACCTGATGTCTTTTTAGCTCCTCAAGTAGCTCGTGTTATTAAACCCCATCAAATCGGTGGAATTAGATTTCtttttgataatattgttGAAAGTATTGAACGATATAACGGTAGTTCCGGTTTCGGTTGTATTCTTGCACACAGTATGGGTCTTGGAAAAACACTTCAGGTTGCAAGTTtttgtgatatattttttcgttgtACCCCTGCTAAAACAGTTCTTTGTATTATGCCAATAAATACTCTGCAAAATTGGTTAGCTGAATTTAACATGTGGCTGCCGTATGAAGATCCGAATGCTGTTAAATCTGACGTGCtttcaaataatcaaaaatccGAGTCTAGTGGAGTTGATGTAAAACATGAAGTTAAggaagaaaattcaaatcaaactGATATATCATCAACTGTATCGTCTAGGCCTATAAGTACAGAATCAGCTCATCGTTCTGTGTCAGATAGTTCCTCACAAATGCCAATGATGATGACCGGAAATTCATTTGGCAATTCAACTTACGATAGTCACAATATTTcgacaaattattatcataatgaCCCGGTAAATAAAACTGGTGCGAATCTCAATACTCCTAATCATCCAAGTTATGGTAATACACCTCCGAATCCGATCTATTCAATGAATTTAGGACAAATCGATAATTCAACACCCATGAAAAAAGAAACTGATTGTCATAATTCTAGTAATACTACTCCAGGTTCAAATACAAGTTatgtaattgataataacAGTCAGTCATCGAGTAACATACATGGGCaagttgaaaatttgatgCAAGGCCCATTATTTCCGGGTGTTGATAGCAGTCATAATCCATCAATGAgttcaatgataaataatgaagCTCCTCAAGTTCCTGGTTACTCGGATTATCAAAATATGCAGAATAATCAATTCTATGGAAACAATTCACAATCACCAGTGCCGatgaaagaagaaataaaaacagaATTTATGCATGAGCATGAAGTCAAGATAAAAGAAGAGCCTAAAGAAGCAACGACAAAGGAAGAAAGTATGTCATCTAATAAAGAAGAAgcaaatgatgataaaaaatcaactcCCAAAGTATCAACACCTTTTAGTGTTGACGCATCTGTTGGAATGGAAATACGTCCTAGACATTTTAAACTGCACATACTCAATGACTCACACAAAAATATGGCTGCTCGTGCTAGAGTTATTCAAGATTGGCAAAAAAATGGGGGTGTTCTGTTGATTGGATATGAATTATACAGACAATTATCGTTAAAGAAACCTAACAAGGGAAAAAGAAAACGTGGTCAGCCACTCAAAGATACTATTGATATTGAAgaagaagataaaaataaaggtCTATTAGATGATATGCATGCTGCCCTTGTAAATCCAGGTCCTGATTTAGTAATATGTGACGAAGGTCatcgaattaaaaattctcatgCAAGTATTAGTATGGCATTGAAACAAATGCGAACAAAACGTAGAATTGTTCTTACGGGTTATCCATTGCAGAATAATTTACTTGAGTATTGGTGCATGGTAGATTTTGTCAGACCAAATTATTTAGGATCTAAAAGTGAATTTTGTAATATGTTCGAACGACCGATTCAAAATGGACAGTGTATTGATTCAACACCTCAAGATATTAGACTGATGAGATACCGCGCTCACGTATTACATGCACTTTTGGAAGGATTTGTTCAACGTCGGTCTCATTCGGTACTTCAAGTATCTCTTCCTAGAAAAGAAGAGTATATTTTCCTTGTTCGAATGACTCCGTTTCAACGTAAATTGTATGATACTTTTAtgaatcaagttttaaaaaCCCGGGCTGTCCCTAATCCGCTGAAAGCTTTTGCTGTTTGCTGTAAAATTTGGAATCATCcggatattttatttcattttcttcgTAAACGGCAAGCTAATGAAGAAGACGATTTAGATTTAGAAGAAACAATGGCTGAGAAAGCTAATTCTGGAGGTAAACGAACTAAAGCACGACAGACTAAAGGAGAATCAAAAAGaggtaaaaaagtaaatgctactattaaaaataaaccagcGGCTAGTGTGCCACCAAATTCATCATTGTCATCAACAAGCAATGAAACAGCAACACTTGATAATTCACAGTCTGATACTAaagataattatcataatttttctcaacaaaatattaattcaaattttacaaatcCCGGACAGCAAAATTCATACtctcaaaattatcaaaatttccgacctaatagtcaaaataattattatcgtaaTGATCAGTCTAGTGGAGAatacaacaattattataataatcaagGACAACAGGGCTTCCCTAATCAAGCTCCATCATTTCAATCTTATCAGTCGAATAatcttaattataatcaaacaccaaatttttctcaaaatcaACCACAAGTTTTTAATCCTAGAAATGAACAaactaatactaataataataataataataatagcaataacaataatagtaatagtaatagtagtaataataataataatagtaacagtggtaataataatagtaataataataataataataataataatagtaataataacgttaataacaataataatacacaGAAGTATCCACTGCATCAATCGAATTCTGATTTCAATAATGATCAGagtaatactaataattatggTGTATTTCCTAGACACCCTTATGGTTTTCAAGAGCAAAACAGAAATTAtcctcaaaatttgaatcagtCATTTCCTCAAAATACTGGACAGCCgcctaattataaaaattcagtatCAAATCAATCAGCAAATATGACAATACCTGATTATTCTTATGGACAACCCAATCAatcacaaaattatttacctgGAGCTGCAGCCAACAATACGCCACAAATTTACACtcaaaatcaatcagaaaatcaATCAATCCAAAATCAACCAGTAGGTTACTCTTCAAATCAACAAAATCCAACGACTTCCCAACCACTTCCTTCTCAAACTGGTTATATAGGAAATCAAGGTGGTCATGTAAATCAACAGAATCCAAATCCATTGATACCAAATACAGGACATGGATACCCTCCACCAGGTCGTATGAATCCGTCAACCCACTCGACTCAAAATCCACCACAAGGAAATACTTTAAATCAGATGACTTCAAATTTACCCAATCATACTCAGCCGCTTTATCCCtctaattcaattaattcttCTAATCAGCCTACGTCAAGTGCAATGCCGCCGAATCAACCACATGGATACATAACTAGCCAACAACAAAATCAAACCCATGGATATCAAGCTTCGCCACAGCAAAATCAATACACTACTCAACAAGGTCCAGCTTCATATCCACCAAATCAACAGCCACCAGGTCCAATTCCACCAGCGCAAACACACAGTTTTCCAACATCAGCTGATCAAAGATCACCTTCGAAACAAGGATATCCACCAAATCACATTGTCCCAGCAGGAACTCAGGGAAATTCTTATCCACCTCTACCCCAGCAGTGTCAGATGCCACCATCAGTCAATCAAAGCcatatttattcaacaaacCAACAAGCCCAACTTTCTTCAACTCAAAATCAATCACACAGATATTCTAGCAGTTCTCAAAATCCAGGTTCATTACCACCTAATCAACCTATGGGTTATACTAATCCTGGTAAACATTCTACGGGCCCTCCTTCTATAGGGCAAGAAgatcaacaaaatttaactGATAATTATCACGTCAATCAAACACAGCAACAGAATCCCGAGATAACTAATTATCCTACAGACagtaataatcaaaatcaatataaaaaacaagGTGACAATTATCCATGGCAAGGAAGTTACTCTCAATCTATACGACAAGATCAGTGCAATAATCAGTATTTTAGAGATTCAAATCCGAATcgttatgataataattattttccatcaCAGCAAAATTACGACCAAAATTCGTCATATGATTACAGTGCTGGTAATAGTGGAAATGTTAATATTCCAACAAACAAAGATGGCATTACACAATCTGGATTGATGGGTcgtaatcaaaaaattaacagtGGCTATGAAAAGAATCCAAAAGATGCGGGTACTATTAATGCTGGTATACAAAATCAACCTCAgtctcaaaatattaattcaaatactaATTATACTGGTAGTAATGACGGCAGTAATATTTCTAAACAAAATATGAATCCATTTCAAGgggttaataataattgtcacaATTCTTTTGAATCAATAAAAGAAGAAGATAAAGACAAAGATGAAATATCACAGttagataaagataaagaagATAAATCAGATGATGAAATTTTGGCAAAAGACGAAGAAAAGGATCCGAAAAATTCACCAGTTGGAAAAGAAGACGTTGGTATACCGTATGAGTGGGCAACGGAGCTTATGAAAGGATACGTTCCAGGATTAATTGATGCTTCCGCAAAAATGacactatttttttgtattcttgAAGAAGCGATACTTATTGGCGATCGTGTTCTAGCTTTTTCTCAATCGCTATTTACACTGAATCTTATTGAAGATTTTTTAgctagaaataattttaaatatgctGATGGTCAAACAGATGCGTGGGTTagaaatgttaattattatagattAGATGGAAGTACAAGTGCGTTGGagagagaaaaattaataaatgaatttaatcaaaatccAAAGATTCATCTCTTTTTGGTATCAACGCGAGCCGGCTCGTTGGGTATCAATCTTGTTGGAGCAAACAGAGCAATTGTATTTGATGCTTCATGGAATCCTTGTCATGATACACAAGCGGTGTGTCGTGTATACAGATATGGTCAAAAAAAACCTTGTTATGTATATCGTCTCGTTACTGATAATTGTTtagagagaaaaatatatgatcgACAAATAAGTAAACAAGGAATGGCCGATCGTGTTGTAGATCAGTGTAATCCAGATGCACATTTGTCTTTAAAAGAAGCAACAACTTTATCATGGGATTGGGAAGAGGATAGTCAAGTTCAAGACTTTTCTTCGGCGAAAAATGATTATACTGATGAAATAATGCATTGTGTTTTGGAGCGTCACTCTTCATTACTCACAAAACAACCATTTCATCATGAAAGTCTTCTTGTTGATcgcaaagataaaaaattgagtCAAGCTGAAAAACGTCTTGCTCGACGTGGTTATGAACTTGAAAAGATGGCAGCTAATTGTTCTAAACCAAGTTATAATTATGTCCCTGGAAATACTGCAACTCGtg CTGGTGGATTACAAATACGAGCTATACGTGGAGGTGATACAGGTGTCGCACCAAAACCTGTTGCATCAGTTAGACCAATGCAACAACGTGGTGCTGAAAATCTTGGAACTCGAGGTATTGTTGGTAGCCGATGGATTCCTGCAGAAGTATGGCAACGACAAGGCATGAGTGCACAAGAAATGACTTTACCACTAGACGTCGTCATTCCAACAAATTCACCAGATAAAAGTAGTATTGTATTGAAGTCTGGTCAACGAGTGATGGTTTTAAAGAGTCCGAAGGGAATTTATATGCAATTAGAGTCTGGAAAAATAATAGCTATTCGAactgcattaaaaataaatcaacaaaaaCGTGACGAAGAACCAAAAAAag CAGCCCAAAGAAATATGAAACCAGAAGTTAGTTTTCCATTGAGAAACAATTCAGCGATTTCAATAATTCCAAAAGTAGGTGGTAATTCAACACCAGCACCTCGAATACCACCTAGACCGAACAGTGGTGTGGGCTATAGATCACAATCTGATAGAGAATTGACGAAACGATCAAGAGCTATCCCTACGCCTGCCATGAaagttaatttgaataatcaaGTTTCACTTCAGCGAATCGCAAAAGGTAAACTTGATTCACTGGATCATTCATCCGTtggagaaaattcaaattcatcaGATAGTCAACCACGTACAGATCAACGAGTTGAAGAAGTTAGATTAGAAGATATAGTAGCTGAagcaaattcaaattctgcTTTTAGTCCTTCAAATCAAAGTCGTGCAACTAATTCAGATACTGAATCTggtgtacaaaaaagatttgacGGAAAGACACATGATTATGGAATGAGTCCGATGTCAGCTGGTAAAACAAGTGAATGTGTACTAAGTCAACATGGCGACATTGAATCTGAGATTATTTCTAAAGATGATAAAACTTATAGAGCAGCAAGTGAAACTAAAGAATCTGAAAGTTCATTACCAAGTtcaaattatcatcatcagtATTCAGgccaagtaaataaaaatgataatgacgaaattattattgaggGACCATCTGAAATTCCATCTCAATCACCGTCACTTTCTAATCAATCGAtgcaacagcaacaacaaaaattacaggAACAATCTTTACAGCAACAAAAACCACTGCAGCAGCAACCCCTACAGTCACAACAATCGGTCCAGCAGCAACAACCGGTACAACAACAGCCGCTACAGCAACATCAGCTAATGCAACAGCCGCTACAGCAACAACAGCCGGTACAACAGCAACTGCCAATACAGCAACAACCACTGCAGCAGCCTTTGCAGTCACAACCGCTACAACCGCAACCACTACAGTCACAGCAACAGCAGCACCAGCACCAGCTACAGTATCCACAACATCATCCtcagcaacaacagcaacaacaacaacagcagcagtcGCAACAACATCCCCAAGAGATTCATCCAGCTCGGTCACTTTTAAGACCTCAATCACATAATCAGAAACCTTCCGAAATTTCAAAGAACTTGATGGACTCTAGTGAACCAGTACCTGCATTCTCTGGTACAAATGTCGCTTCTGTTAAAGATCGAGGTCCAGATCTACAAGAAATTCCTGCAGGAGAGTCTCATGCGCTCCCTCAAGCTTATCCATACACTCAGTATCCAAGATATTATGACTATCCAGATCCACGATCACGAAGTATGACTGCACCCTACGGATCTTATTTTCCGAATGTTTCACCAACGCATTCAACAAATCCTCGGTCATCAGAAGTTACAAAACTGCAACCTGAAGTTGTTAAACCTTCAGAAGAAAGAATGCCGATACCGACACCTGCAGTATACTCTCAATCTCCAAGTACAGTTATTCCACCACTGCCTCCTCCTATTGAATCAAGTGAAGCCAAAAATCCAGATGCTATATCTACGATCGCGATTCCGACAACTACACCAAGTAGAACTGATCCACATATATCAACAGCTTTTAGTCATCCATCTAGCAACAGATACACGGGAGCTTATCCATCAGCACCATACAATCCATACTCTCAACACTATCCAGCAGCTCCGAATTCATCTGGATCGTATCCACCTAGTg gcgcTCCAGGATATGCAGCATACGGTGGACCAGCTTATAATGCAGATTACGCTCATATGTATTCAGCATTTCATGGCCCTCCTCCTGCAGCAGATCCTTACATACATCGTGGTTACGCTCCATCATCTTCAACTCACCCGCCGAATTATTATTCACCATTTTCTCATCCACCACCTCCTCCTTATcctaattattcatttttaccaCCATATCCCAATCCAAATATGCCAAATATGCCTAGTGAGTCACAACCACCTGCTCAGTAG